From Cyclopterus lumpus isolate fCycLum1 chromosome 4, fCycLum1.pri, whole genome shotgun sequence, a single genomic window includes:
- the brdt gene encoding bromodomain testis-specific protein isoform X5 — MTDVKVRPTVGGNPPPPEVVNPKSPGRVTNQLQYLEKVVIKALWRHNFSWPFRQPVDAVALRLPDYYTIVTTPMDLSTIKKRLQNKYYWQALPCIQDFNTMFTNCYVYNRPGDDIVFMAQTLEKLFLHKLSTMPKDECDTKTITTKESVKGRKTNPDAIKQRSLVSEVVLQQTLMVIPPDMSQFIPPAQLSQIDATIKRGFKRKADIVTSTPSVITGGDISLEDHSAPSRRGSSRPIKPPNKDLPAFESKKIQLSEQLRCCNDILKEMLSKRHYAYAWPFYTPVDAHTFGLHDYHDIIHQPMDLSNIRRKMDQREYASAKEFAADVRLMFSNCYKYNPPTHEVVDMARKLQEVFEARYLKVHQEESCPIPHQRVDHGKKDRGQSSTSESESSSEAESSSSGEVALQLANLEEQLKSVHDELKRLTKEPLIKTKKKDKLKKEKRAKEKDIARLKHKSSKYKSVVEKIANRKSSTLHGSRHNIHAVTSCEDDVASIPVTYQEKKQLKLDIDKLPGDKLGKLVTIIHARESCLQDSTVEEIEVDFEVLEPSTLRALQRFVAACLKKCNKNIRKNKPVKPTGAHASPREPKDAGTSQVASKEQHLIKKRKPLPKILAAPDLGCPSHLSELSSSSSSSSSGSSSSSHSSSSDSSDSESVPKSKKTKSKDSRQKSKVTLSPSGKRILEAKDLTRASVKAFQPSPAAQSPVTETKCHPTHRNVELTCDELTISPPDLSALLSPMASPGVLLDWNATRFEQGPVLSPLRDSPLRSKEETRFNSRYPEDFPGRRLTNVLYTNTSSNSAGEGKNPVPKKDIVLKNAESWAKVVRQSVTATAIKSSKESFQKFRKVAIKKEEQDKALKEKLMGGATETEAPEKSSLPGPCRAETNPQHVNEDLNSPESLGTKAVLDVLKDAAEVPTLTTQSLVDGERELARRKEQERRRREAMSGIDMTMQRDIMTLFELNLD, encoded by the exons ATGACTGATGTGAAAGTCCGTCCCACTGTTGGCGGAAACCCCCCTCCGCCGGAGGTCGTGAATCCCAAGAGTCCTGGACGTGTAACCAACCAGCTCCAGTACCTGGAGAAGGTGGTGATCAAAGCTTTATGGAGACATAACTTTTCGTGGCCCTTTCGCCAGCCAGTTGATGCAGTGGCACTGCGTCTCCCA GATTATTATACAATCGTAACAACGCCTATGGATCTGAGTACTATTAAGAAGCGCCTTCAGAACAAATACTACTGGCAAGCACTTCCGTGTATACAAGACTTCAATACCATGTTCACCAACTGCTATGTGTACAATCGG cCTGGAGATGACATTGTTTTTATGGCACAGACTCTGGAGAAGCTTTTTTTGCATAAATTGTCCACAATGCCCAAGGATGAGTGTGACACCAAAACAATCACTACAAAGGAATCAGTGAAAGGGAGAAAGACCAATCCAG ATGCTATAAAGCAGAGGTCCCTTGTGTCAGAAGTTGTTCTCCAGCAGACTTTGATGGTCATTCCACCCGATATGAGTCAATTCATCCCACCCGCTCAGCTCTCTCAAATCGATGCAACA ATTAAAAGGGGTTTTAAGAGGAAAGCGGACATCGTGACGTCCACCCCCTCGGTCATCACCGGTGGTGACATATCCCTTGAGGATCATTCAGCACCATCAAGGAGAGGCAGTAGCAGGCCCATCAAACCCCCAAATAAAGACTTGCCTGCCTTTGAGAGCAAGAAGATCCAACTATCTGAGCAGCTGCGGTGCTGTAATGACATCCTGAAGGAGATGCTCTCAAAGAGACACTATGCGTATGCGTGGCCCTTTTACACCCCCGTTGACGCGCACACTTTTGGCTTGCACGACTACCATGACATCATCCATCAGCCTATGGATCTGAGCAACATCAGG CGGAAAATGGATCAACGAGAGTATGCAAGCGCAAAGGAGTTTGCCGCTGATGTCCGACTGATGTTCTCCAACTGTTACAAATACAACCCACCAACGCACGAGGTGGTCGACATGGCACGGAAACTGCAG GAAGTTTTTGAGGCCCGATATCTGAAGGTCCATCAGGAAGAGAGTTGCCCCATACCTCACCAGCGAGTTGACcatggaaaaaaagacagaggtcagagttcaACCTCTGAAAGTGAAAGCTCCTCAGAGGCAGAGAGTTCCTCCTCCGGGGAGGTGGCCCTGCAGCTGGCCAATCTGGAGGAGCAG TTGAAATCTGTCCACGATGAGCTGAAGAGACTTACCAAAGAGCCCCTGATTAAAACCAAGAAGAAAGACAagttgaaaaaggaaaaaagagccAAAGAAAAGGATATCGCTCGACTAAAGCACAAGTCCTCAAAATACAAGTCTGTTGTAGAAAAAATTGCCAACCGCAAAAGCTCTACTTT GCATGGCAGCAGACACAATATTCATGCCGTGACTTCATGCGAGGATGACGTCGCATCAATACCGGTCACTTACCAGGAGAAAAAACAGTTGAAATTGGACATCGACAAGCTGCCCGGTGACAAACTGGGCAAGTTGGTGACAATCATTCATGCCCGGGAGTCCTGCCTGCAAGATTCCACTGTGGAGGAGATCGAGGTGGACTTTGAGGTGCTCGAGCCCTCCACACTGAGAGCCCTGCAGAGGTTTGTTGCAGCATGTCTGAAGAAGTGCAACAAGAACATTCGCA AAAACAAGCCGGTGAAGCCCACGGGAGCCCACGCGAGCCCACGGGAGCCCAAGGATGCTGGGACATCGCAGGTTGCCAGCAAAGAGCAGCACTTGATTAAGAAAAGAAAGCCATTAC CTAAAATCCTAGCAGCTCCTGACCTTGGCTGCCCTTCACACCTCAGTgaactcagcagcagcagctcgtcaTCCAGctctggcagcagcagcagcagccattcTAGCTCGTCCGATAGCAGTGACTCTGAATCAG TACCAAAGTCAAAGAAGACAAAAAGTAAAGACTCTCGCCAAAAG TCAAAGGtgaccctctctccttctggcaAGCGGATATTGGAGGCGAAAGACTTGACAAGAGCCTCGGTGAAGGCTTTCCAGCCCTCTCCTGCGGCACAGTCCCCAGTGACGGAAACCAAATGCCACCCAACGCACCGCAACGTAGAGCTGACCTGTGATGAGCTGACTATATCTCCCCCAG ATCTGTCTGCCCTTTTATCCCCCATGGCATCTCCGGGAGTTTTGCTGGACTGGAATGCCACCAGATTTGAG CAGGGCCCGGTGCTGTCCCCTCTGAGAGACAGCCCGCTGCGGTCCAAAGAGGAAACCAGGTTCA ATTCCAGATACCCTGAGGATTTCCCTGGCAGACGGCTGACCAATGTGCTTTACACCAACACGTCAAGTAACTCTGCCGGAGAGGGAAAAAACCCAGTTCCCAAAAAG GACATTGTTCTGAAAAATGCAGAGTCCTGGGCGAAAGTGGTGCGGCAGTCGGTCACTGCCACGGCAATCAAGTCGTCAAAGGAGAGCTTTCAGAAGTTCCGCAAGGTGGCCATAAAAAAGGAGGAGCAAGACAAAGCGCTGAAGGAGAAACTGATGGGCGGCGCCACAGAGACAGAGGCTCCTGAAAAGAGCAG CTTACCCGGCCCATGTAGAGCAGAAACCAATCCCCAACACGTCAACGAGGATCTCAATTCGCCAGAGAGCCTTGGCACCAAAGCCGTCCTGGATGTCCTGAAAGATGCCGCAGAAGTGCCGACGCTCACCACACAGTCCCTGGTGGACGGGGAAAGGGAGCTGGCCCGCAGAAAAGAGCAAGAACGACGCAGGAGAGAGGCC ATGTCTGGGATTGATATGACTATGCAGCGGGACATCATGACTTTATTTGAACTCAACCTGGACTAA
- the brdt gene encoding bromodomain testis-specific protein isoform X4, which yields MTDVKVRPTVGGNPPPPEVVNPKSPGRVTNQLQYLEKVVIKALWRHNFSWPFRQPVDAVALRLPDYYTIVTTPMDLSTIKKRLQNKYYWQALPCIQDFNTMFTNCYVYNRPGDDIVFMAQTLEKLFLHKLSTMPKDECDTKTITTKESVKGRKTNPDAIKQRSLVSEVVLQQTLMVIPPDMSQFIPPAQLSQIDATIKRGFKRKADIVTSTPSVITGGDISLEDHSAPSRRGSSRPIKPPNKDLPAFESKKIQLSEQLRCCNDILKEMLSKRHYAYAWPFYTPVDAHTFGLHDYHDIIHQPMDLSNIRRKMDQREYASAKEFAADVRLMFSNCYKYNPPTHEVVDMARKLQEVFEARYLKVHQEESCPIPHQRVDHGKKDRGQSSTSESESSSEAESSSSGEVALQLANLEEQLKSVHDELKRLTKEPLIKTKKKDKLKKEKRAKEKDIARLKHKSSKYKSVVEKIANRKSSTLHGSRHNIHAVTSCEDDVASIPVTYQEKKQLKLDIDKLPGDKLGKLVTIIHARESCLQDSTVEEIEVDFEVLEPSTLRALQRFVAACLKKCNKNIRKNKPVKPTGAHASPREPKDAGTSQVASKEQHLIKKRKPLPKILAAPDLGCPSHLSELSSSSSSSSSGSSSSSHSSSSDSSDSESVPKSKKTKSKDSRQKVKPESKVTLSPSGKRILEAKDLTRASVKAFQPSPAAQSPVTETKCHPTHRNVELTCDELTISPPDLSALLSPMASPGVLLDWNATRFEGPVLSPLRDSPLRSKEETRFNSRYPEDFPGRRLTNVLYTNTSSNSAGEGKNPVPKKDIVLKNAESWAKVVRQSVTATAIKSSKESFQKFRKVAIKKEEQDKALKEKLMGGATETEAPEKSSLPGPCRAETNPQHVNEDLNSPESLGTKAVLDVLKDAAEVPTLTTQSLVDGERELARRKEQERRRREAMSGIDMTMQRDIMTLFELNLD from the exons ATGACTGATGTGAAAGTCCGTCCCACTGTTGGCGGAAACCCCCCTCCGCCGGAGGTCGTGAATCCCAAGAGTCCTGGACGTGTAACCAACCAGCTCCAGTACCTGGAGAAGGTGGTGATCAAAGCTTTATGGAGACATAACTTTTCGTGGCCCTTTCGCCAGCCAGTTGATGCAGTGGCACTGCGTCTCCCA GATTATTATACAATCGTAACAACGCCTATGGATCTGAGTACTATTAAGAAGCGCCTTCAGAACAAATACTACTGGCAAGCACTTCCGTGTATACAAGACTTCAATACCATGTTCACCAACTGCTATGTGTACAATCGG cCTGGAGATGACATTGTTTTTATGGCACAGACTCTGGAGAAGCTTTTTTTGCATAAATTGTCCACAATGCCCAAGGATGAGTGTGACACCAAAACAATCACTACAAAGGAATCAGTGAAAGGGAGAAAGACCAATCCAG ATGCTATAAAGCAGAGGTCCCTTGTGTCAGAAGTTGTTCTCCAGCAGACTTTGATGGTCATTCCACCCGATATGAGTCAATTCATCCCACCCGCTCAGCTCTCTCAAATCGATGCAACA ATTAAAAGGGGTTTTAAGAGGAAAGCGGACATCGTGACGTCCACCCCCTCGGTCATCACCGGTGGTGACATATCCCTTGAGGATCATTCAGCACCATCAAGGAGAGGCAGTAGCAGGCCCATCAAACCCCCAAATAAAGACTTGCCTGCCTTTGAGAGCAAGAAGATCCAACTATCTGAGCAGCTGCGGTGCTGTAATGACATCCTGAAGGAGATGCTCTCAAAGAGACACTATGCGTATGCGTGGCCCTTTTACACCCCCGTTGACGCGCACACTTTTGGCTTGCACGACTACCATGACATCATCCATCAGCCTATGGATCTGAGCAACATCAGG CGGAAAATGGATCAACGAGAGTATGCAAGCGCAAAGGAGTTTGCCGCTGATGTCCGACTGATGTTCTCCAACTGTTACAAATACAACCCACCAACGCACGAGGTGGTCGACATGGCACGGAAACTGCAG GAAGTTTTTGAGGCCCGATATCTGAAGGTCCATCAGGAAGAGAGTTGCCCCATACCTCACCAGCGAGTTGACcatggaaaaaaagacagaggtcagagttcaACCTCTGAAAGTGAAAGCTCCTCAGAGGCAGAGAGTTCCTCCTCCGGGGAGGTGGCCCTGCAGCTGGCCAATCTGGAGGAGCAG TTGAAATCTGTCCACGATGAGCTGAAGAGACTTACCAAAGAGCCCCTGATTAAAACCAAGAAGAAAGACAagttgaaaaaggaaaaaagagccAAAGAAAAGGATATCGCTCGACTAAAGCACAAGTCCTCAAAATACAAGTCTGTTGTAGAAAAAATTGCCAACCGCAAAAGCTCTACTTT GCATGGCAGCAGACACAATATTCATGCCGTGACTTCATGCGAGGATGACGTCGCATCAATACCGGTCACTTACCAGGAGAAAAAACAGTTGAAATTGGACATCGACAAGCTGCCCGGTGACAAACTGGGCAAGTTGGTGACAATCATTCATGCCCGGGAGTCCTGCCTGCAAGATTCCACTGTGGAGGAGATCGAGGTGGACTTTGAGGTGCTCGAGCCCTCCACACTGAGAGCCCTGCAGAGGTTTGTTGCAGCATGTCTGAAGAAGTGCAACAAGAACATTCGCA AAAACAAGCCGGTGAAGCCCACGGGAGCCCACGCGAGCCCACGGGAGCCCAAGGATGCTGGGACATCGCAGGTTGCCAGCAAAGAGCAGCACTTGATTAAGAAAAGAAAGCCATTAC CTAAAATCCTAGCAGCTCCTGACCTTGGCTGCCCTTCACACCTCAGTgaactcagcagcagcagctcgtcaTCCAGctctggcagcagcagcagcagccattcTAGCTCGTCCGATAGCAGTGACTCTGAATCAG TACCAAAGTCAAAGAAGACAAAAAGTAAAGACTCTCGCCAAAAGGTGAAGCCGGAG TCAAAGGtgaccctctctccttctggcaAGCGGATATTGGAGGCGAAAGACTTGACAAGAGCCTCGGTGAAGGCTTTCCAGCCCTCTCCTGCGGCACAGTCCCCAGTGACGGAAACCAAATGCCACCCAACGCACCGCAACGTAGAGCTGACCTGTGATGAGCTGACTATATCTCCCCCAG ATCTGTCTGCCCTTTTATCCCCCATGGCATCTCCGGGAGTTTTGCTGGACTGGAATGCCACCAGATTTGAG GGCCCGGTGCTGTCCCCTCTGAGAGACAGCCCGCTGCGGTCCAAAGAGGAAACCAGGTTCA ATTCCAGATACCCTGAGGATTTCCCTGGCAGACGGCTGACCAATGTGCTTTACACCAACACGTCAAGTAACTCTGCCGGAGAGGGAAAAAACCCAGTTCCCAAAAAG GACATTGTTCTGAAAAATGCAGAGTCCTGGGCGAAAGTGGTGCGGCAGTCGGTCACTGCCACGGCAATCAAGTCGTCAAAGGAGAGCTTTCAGAAGTTCCGCAAGGTGGCCATAAAAAAGGAGGAGCAAGACAAAGCGCTGAAGGAGAAACTGATGGGCGGCGCCACAGAGACAGAGGCTCCTGAAAAGAGCAG CTTACCCGGCCCATGTAGAGCAGAAACCAATCCCCAACACGTCAACGAGGATCTCAATTCGCCAGAGAGCCTTGGCACCAAAGCCGTCCTGGATGTCCTGAAAGATGCCGCAGAAGTGCCGACGCTCACCACACAGTCCCTGGTGGACGGGGAAAGGGAGCTGGCCCGCAGAAAAGAGCAAGAACGACGCAGGAGAGAGGCC ATGTCTGGGATTGATATGACTATGCAGCGGGACATCATGACTTTATTTGAACTCAACCTGGACTAA
- the brdt gene encoding bromodomain testis-specific protein isoform X2, which yields MTDVKVRPTVGGNPPPPEVVNPKSPGRVTNQLQYLEKVVIKALWRHNFSWPFRQPVDAVALRLPDYYTIVTTPMDLSTIKKRLQNKYYWQALPCIQDFNTMFTNCYVYNRPGDDIVFMAQTLEKLFLHKLSTMPKDECDTKTITTKESVKGRKTNPDAIKQRSLVSEVVLQQTLMVIPPDMSQFIPPAQLSQIDATIKRGFKRKADIVTSTPSVITGGDISLEDHSAPSRRGSSRPIKPPNKDLPAFESKKIQLSEQLRCCNDILKEMLSKRHYAYAWPFYTPVDAHTFGLHDYHDIIHQPMDLSNIRRKMDQREYASAKEFAADVRLMFSNCYKYNPPTHEVVDMARKLQEVFEARYLKVHQEESCPIPHQRVDHGKKDRGQSSTSESESSSEAESSSSGEVALQLANLEEQLKSVHDELKRLTKEPLIKTKKKDKLKKEKRAKEKDIARLKHKSSKYKSVVEKIANRKSSTLHGSRHNIHAVTSCEDDVASIPVTYQEKKQLKLDIDKLPGDKLGKLVTIIHARESCLQDSTVEEIEVDFEVLEPSTLRALQRFVAACLKKCNKNIRKNKPVKPTGAHASPREPKDAGTSQVASKEQHLIKKRKPLPKILAAPDLGCPSHLSELSSSSSSSSSGSSSSSHSSSSDSSDSESVPKSKKTKSKDSRQKSKVTLSPSGKRILEAKDLTRASVKAFQPSPAAQSPVTETKCHPTHRNVELTCDELTISPPDLSALLSPMASPGVLLDWNATRFEQGPVLSPLRDSPLRSKEETRFNSRYPEDFPGRRLTNVLYTNTSSNSAGEGKNPVPKKDIVLKNAESWAKVVRQSVTATAIKSSKESFQKFRKVAIKKEEQDKALKEKLMGGATETEAPEKSREIFPINEDILPPFSLPGPCRAETNPQHVNEDLNSPESLGTKAVLDVLKDAAEVPTLTTQSLVDGERELARRKEQERRRREAMSGIDMTMQRDIMTLFELNLD from the exons ATGACTGATGTGAAAGTCCGTCCCACTGTTGGCGGAAACCCCCCTCCGCCGGAGGTCGTGAATCCCAAGAGTCCTGGACGTGTAACCAACCAGCTCCAGTACCTGGAGAAGGTGGTGATCAAAGCTTTATGGAGACATAACTTTTCGTGGCCCTTTCGCCAGCCAGTTGATGCAGTGGCACTGCGTCTCCCA GATTATTATACAATCGTAACAACGCCTATGGATCTGAGTACTATTAAGAAGCGCCTTCAGAACAAATACTACTGGCAAGCACTTCCGTGTATACAAGACTTCAATACCATGTTCACCAACTGCTATGTGTACAATCGG cCTGGAGATGACATTGTTTTTATGGCACAGACTCTGGAGAAGCTTTTTTTGCATAAATTGTCCACAATGCCCAAGGATGAGTGTGACACCAAAACAATCACTACAAAGGAATCAGTGAAAGGGAGAAAGACCAATCCAG ATGCTATAAAGCAGAGGTCCCTTGTGTCAGAAGTTGTTCTCCAGCAGACTTTGATGGTCATTCCACCCGATATGAGTCAATTCATCCCACCCGCTCAGCTCTCTCAAATCGATGCAACA ATTAAAAGGGGTTTTAAGAGGAAAGCGGACATCGTGACGTCCACCCCCTCGGTCATCACCGGTGGTGACATATCCCTTGAGGATCATTCAGCACCATCAAGGAGAGGCAGTAGCAGGCCCATCAAACCCCCAAATAAAGACTTGCCTGCCTTTGAGAGCAAGAAGATCCAACTATCTGAGCAGCTGCGGTGCTGTAATGACATCCTGAAGGAGATGCTCTCAAAGAGACACTATGCGTATGCGTGGCCCTTTTACACCCCCGTTGACGCGCACACTTTTGGCTTGCACGACTACCATGACATCATCCATCAGCCTATGGATCTGAGCAACATCAGG CGGAAAATGGATCAACGAGAGTATGCAAGCGCAAAGGAGTTTGCCGCTGATGTCCGACTGATGTTCTCCAACTGTTACAAATACAACCCACCAACGCACGAGGTGGTCGACATGGCACGGAAACTGCAG GAAGTTTTTGAGGCCCGATATCTGAAGGTCCATCAGGAAGAGAGTTGCCCCATACCTCACCAGCGAGTTGACcatggaaaaaaagacagaggtcagagttcaACCTCTGAAAGTGAAAGCTCCTCAGAGGCAGAGAGTTCCTCCTCCGGGGAGGTGGCCCTGCAGCTGGCCAATCTGGAGGAGCAG TTGAAATCTGTCCACGATGAGCTGAAGAGACTTACCAAAGAGCCCCTGATTAAAACCAAGAAGAAAGACAagttgaaaaaggaaaaaagagccAAAGAAAAGGATATCGCTCGACTAAAGCACAAGTCCTCAAAATACAAGTCTGTTGTAGAAAAAATTGCCAACCGCAAAAGCTCTACTTT GCATGGCAGCAGACACAATATTCATGCCGTGACTTCATGCGAGGATGACGTCGCATCAATACCGGTCACTTACCAGGAGAAAAAACAGTTGAAATTGGACATCGACAAGCTGCCCGGTGACAAACTGGGCAAGTTGGTGACAATCATTCATGCCCGGGAGTCCTGCCTGCAAGATTCCACTGTGGAGGAGATCGAGGTGGACTTTGAGGTGCTCGAGCCCTCCACACTGAGAGCCCTGCAGAGGTTTGTTGCAGCATGTCTGAAGAAGTGCAACAAGAACATTCGCA AAAACAAGCCGGTGAAGCCCACGGGAGCCCACGCGAGCCCACGGGAGCCCAAGGATGCTGGGACATCGCAGGTTGCCAGCAAAGAGCAGCACTTGATTAAGAAAAGAAAGCCATTAC CTAAAATCCTAGCAGCTCCTGACCTTGGCTGCCCTTCACACCTCAGTgaactcagcagcagcagctcgtcaTCCAGctctggcagcagcagcagcagccattcTAGCTCGTCCGATAGCAGTGACTCTGAATCAG TACCAAAGTCAAAGAAGACAAAAAGTAAAGACTCTCGCCAAAAG TCAAAGGtgaccctctctccttctggcaAGCGGATATTGGAGGCGAAAGACTTGACAAGAGCCTCGGTGAAGGCTTTCCAGCCCTCTCCTGCGGCACAGTCCCCAGTGACGGAAACCAAATGCCACCCAACGCACCGCAACGTAGAGCTGACCTGTGATGAGCTGACTATATCTCCCCCAG ATCTGTCTGCCCTTTTATCCCCCATGGCATCTCCGGGAGTTTTGCTGGACTGGAATGCCACCAGATTTGAG CAGGGCCCGGTGCTGTCCCCTCTGAGAGACAGCCCGCTGCGGTCCAAAGAGGAAACCAGGTTCA ATTCCAGATACCCTGAGGATTTCCCTGGCAGACGGCTGACCAATGTGCTTTACACCAACACGTCAAGTAACTCTGCCGGAGAGGGAAAAAACCCAGTTCCCAAAAAG GACATTGTTCTGAAAAATGCAGAGTCCTGGGCGAAAGTGGTGCGGCAGTCGGTCACTGCCACGGCAATCAAGTCGTCAAAGGAGAGCTTTCAGAAGTTCCGCAAGGTGGCCATAAAAAAGGAGGAGCAAGACAAAGCGCTGAAGGAGAAACTGATGGGCGGCGCCACAGAGACAGAGGCTCCTGAAAAGAGCAG AGAAATATTTCCGATCAACGAGGACATTCTCCCTCCCTTTAGCTTACCCGGCCCATGTAGAGCAGAAACCAATCCCCAACACGTCAACGAGGATCTCAATTCGCCAGAGAGCCTTGGCACCAAAGCCGTCCTGGATGTCCTGAAAGATGCCGCAGAAGTGCCGACGCTCACCACACAGTCCCTGGTGGACGGGGAAAGGGAGCTGGCCCGCAGAAAAGAGCAAGAACGACGCAGGAGAGAGGCC ATGTCTGGGATTGATATGACTATGCAGCGGGACATCATGACTTTATTTGAACTCAACCTGGACTAA